One Cohnella candidum genomic region harbors:
- a CDS encoding GH32 C-terminal domain-containing protein encodes MGSRHKRMKIGAVAASAVLLAAAGAIYYGTRVQESANEPALPTGFAYRPDPAYFTEKFRPQYHLSPETGNMSDPNGMVYFEGEYHQFYQHSGQWGHAVSKDLLHWEQLPLAIAKDDLGDIWSGSAVVDRNDTTGFFGGKPGLVAIFTHFKNGVQSQSIAYSADKGRTWTKYAGNPVIPNPNVKDFRDPKVFWHEATKSWVMVVSVDQKVWFYRSPDLKNWTRSGEFGLGHGSHAAVWECPDLFELPVEGSGEKKWVLTVSIGNNSATKGSKAQYFIGSFDGSTFKDDNGPANVSWTDYGKDFYAAVSYSDIPKEDGRRIWLGWMSNWRYPFAMPTGVWKGNMSIPRVLKLRKIPDQGIRLVQEPIEELKTLRGNPRKVKKMTLSPGRNPLEGVKGTNYELEAEFDAGSGHSFGAKVRAGEGGQETVIRYDPKMNVLLLDRSHSGVTDFEGGFAEAMAAPLVPKDGKIKLRIFVDETTVEVFANDGEAVLSAIVFPDPTSDDIGLFADGDVTLNHASYYPMRTVWRDEDPDAKKPLRILLSRSILHLKAGEEQPIETAVVPFPADQRVNWSSSDPSVAAVGGSGETGETGVRVKGMKPGKAEMTATSEDGKVRASLNVFVE; translated from the coding sequence ATGGGAAGCAGACACAAACGAATGAAGATCGGAGCGGTGGCGGCGTCGGCCGTGCTGCTTGCAGCCGCGGGGGCGATTTACTACGGCACCCGCGTCCAAGAGAGCGCAAACGAACCGGCATTGCCGACGGGGTTCGCTTATCGTCCCGATCCGGCCTATTTCACGGAGAAGTTCCGCCCCCAATACCACCTTTCCCCCGAGACGGGCAACATGAGCGATCCGAACGGCATGGTGTATTTCGAAGGGGAGTATCACCAGTTCTATCAGCACAGCGGGCAGTGGGGGCACGCGGTAAGCAAGGATTTGCTGCACTGGGAGCAGCTTCCTCTCGCAATCGCGAAGGACGACCTGGGCGACATCTGGTCCGGCAGCGCCGTCGTCGACCGGAACGATACGACGGGCTTCTTCGGCGGCAAACCGGGTTTGGTCGCGATTTTCACCCATTTCAAAAACGGCGTGCAATCCCAAAGCATCGCCTACAGCGCCGACAAAGGGCGGACATGGACGAAATACGCGGGCAATCCGGTGATCCCGAACCCGAACGTCAAAGATTTCCGCGATCCGAAAGTGTTCTGGCATGAGGCGACGAAATCGTGGGTCATGGTCGTATCCGTGGACCAGAAGGTGTGGTTCTACCGTTCCCCCGATCTGAAAAATTGGACGCGAAGCGGAGAATTCGGGCTGGGACACGGATCCCATGCGGCCGTTTGGGAGTGTCCGGATCTTTTCGAGCTCCCGGTTGAGGGCAGCGGGGAGAAAAAATGGGTGCTTACCGTGAGCATCGGGAACAATTCCGCGACCAAAGGGTCGAAAGCCCAATATTTCATCGGATCGTTCGACGGATCGACCTTCAAGGACGATAACGGGCCAGCCAACGTGTCGTGGACCGACTATGGCAAAGACTTCTACGCGGCGGTCTCGTATTCGGACATTCCGAAGGAAGACGGACGCCGAATATGGCTCGGATGGATGTCGAACTGGCGGTATCCGTTCGCGATGCCGACAGGCGTCTGGAAAGGCAACATGTCGATTCCCCGGGTCCTGAAACTCCGGAAGATCCCGGACCAGGGAATCCGGCTCGTTCAGGAGCCGATCGAAGAGCTGAAAACGTTGCGCGGCAACCCGCGGAAGGTGAAGAAAATGACGCTGTCGCCCGGTCGGAATCCACTGGAAGGGGTCAAGGGAACGAACTACGAGCTGGAGGCGGAGTTCGATGCGGGCAGCGGGCATTCTTTCGGCGCGAAGGTAAGGGCGGGTGAAGGCGGCCAGGAAACGGTCATCCGGTACGATCCGAAGATGAACGTTCTCTTGCTCGACCGCTCCCATTCGGGCGTGACCGATTTCGAAGGGGGGTTCGCCGAAGCGATGGCGGCGCCGCTCGTTCCTAAGGACGGCAAAATCAAGCTGCGGATTTTCGTGGACGAGACGACGGTCGAGGTGTTCGCGAACGACGGGGAGGCCGTGTTGTCCGCGATCGTCTTTCCCGATCCGACCAGCGATGATATCGGGTTGTTCGCGGATGGGGACGTCACGTTAAACCATGCGTCCTATTACCCGATGCGCACCGTCTGGCGAGACGAAGACCCTGACGCCAAGAAACCGCTGCGCATCCTGCTCAGCCGCAGCATTTTACATCTGAAAGCCGGAGAAGAGCAGCCGATCGAGACCGCCGTCGTCCCCTTCCCGGCCGACCAGCGGGTGAACTGGAGCTCCAGCGATCCTTCGGTTGCGGCGGTTGGCGGAAGCGGCGAAACCGGCGAAACCGGCGTTCGGGTCAAAGGGATGAAACCGGGCAAAGCGGAAATGACCGCGACGAGCGAGGACGGGAAGGTTCGCGCTTCGCTCAACGTGTTCGTCGAATGA
- a CDS encoding response regulator transcription factor has translation MYKVMLVDDEVGVRNSIKAKINWAEAGYQIVLEAANGEEALRLLGDYPLPDLVISDIRMPQMDGISFMKACHERYPRLRTVVLSGYSDFEYLKSAIQYGAKDYLLKPVVRSELSELLSRIAKELDGDRHRRQEEQRDRIRRDEWLQAEREQLLLQLVKNEWLSITVVKERLEQLQLTSLAMDGLHAQFVTAEMRVPDGRLEGWDDRMDLLALSFQMLGRELANRWGDIYCFQDVSRPSMLFFLLLHSERIDSKGRAARFVHEFKNGVKQYLRLDCVLGIGESIHSLKEFKNGYASSILDWSQRTVRGPAGGQGQPELTNAFQPEVERKLVNAIESLDMRAFSRHLKDVFGEDRDTPMFSFTFLTLRIILILHSVAKKFEAGDSSLQQYLWNCQMSVNDFVSREQVLEQLHLMAEKVMGEVRKTRFSGGQKLAEAIRLYVDENYSYELTLSSLAEMFHLNETYLSSLFKQNAGLTFSDYVTNLRLTKAEQLLRENELKLTDIATLVGYSSSSYFSTSFKKHYGVSPKEYRDQHATGESKA, from the coding sequence GTGTACAAAGTAATGCTCGTCGATGACGAAGTGGGCGTACGCAACAGCATCAAAGCGAAAATAAATTGGGCGGAAGCGGGGTATCAGATCGTTCTCGAGGCGGCGAACGGGGAAGAGGCGCTTCGTCTGCTGGGCGATTATCCGCTCCCGGATCTCGTCATTTCCGATATCCGGATGCCTCAGATGGACGGCATCTCCTTCATGAAAGCCTGCCATGAGCGTTACCCAAGGCTGAGAACCGTCGTATTGTCCGGGTACTCCGACTTCGAATACTTGAAGTCCGCCATCCAATACGGAGCGAAGGACTACCTGCTGAAGCCGGTCGTCCGCAGCGAGCTGTCGGAGCTGCTGTCCCGGATCGCCAAAGAATTGGACGGCGACCGGCACAGAAGACAGGAAGAGCAAAGGGACCGGATCAGGCGCGACGAGTGGCTTCAAGCAGAGCGGGAACAACTCCTTCTCCAATTGGTGAAGAACGAGTGGCTCAGCATTACCGTGGTGAAAGAACGGCTGGAACAGCTGCAGCTGACCTCTTTGGCGATGGACGGGCTTCATGCTCAGTTCGTGACCGCCGAGATGCGGGTACCGGACGGACGGTTGGAGGGATGGGACGACCGGATGGATTTGCTGGCGCTCTCTTTTCAGATGCTGGGTCGGGAGCTGGCCAATCGTTGGGGGGACATTTACTGTTTCCAGGACGTTAGCCGGCCATCCATGTTATTCTTCCTGCTGCTTCATTCCGAGCGCATAGATAGCAAGGGGCGGGCGGCGCGATTCGTTCACGAGTTTAAAAACGGCGTGAAGCAATATTTGAGGTTGGACTGCGTCCTTGGGATCGGAGAATCCATTCACAGCCTGAAGGAGTTCAAAAACGGTTATGCCTCCAGCATACTGGACTGGAGCCAGAGGACCGTGCGAGGACCGGCCGGAGGCCAGGGGCAACCGGAGTTGACGAACGCTTTTCAACCGGAAGTCGAACGAAAACTGGTGAACGCGATCGAAAGCCTGGATATGAGGGCGTTCTCCAGGCATTTGAAAGATGTATTCGGCGAGGATCGGGATACGCCGATGTTTTCGTTTACTTTTCTGACGCTGCGCATCATTCTGATCCTCCACTCCGTCGCCAAGAAATTCGAAGCGGGAGATTCCTCGCTGCAGCAGTATTTATGGAATTGCCAGATGTCGGTAAATGATTTCGTATCCAGGGAACAGGTGCTGGAGCAGCTCCACCTTATGGCGGAGAAGGTCATGGGCGAGGTGCGGAAAACGAGGTTTTCCGGGGGCCAGAAGCTGGCCGAAGCGATCCGCTTATACGTGGACGAGAACTATTCTTATGAGTTGACCCTCTCGTCCTTGGCGGAGATGTTCCATTTGAACGAAACCTATTTGTCGAGCTTGTTCAAACAGAATGCGGGCTTGACGTTCAGCGACTACGTCACGAATCTGAGATTGACGAAAGCAGAGCAGCTTCTTCGGGAGAACGAGCTCAAGCTGACGGATATCGCCACTTTGGTCGGTTATTCCAGTTCCAGTTATTTCAGCACCTCGTTCAAGAAGCATTACGGCGTCAGTCCCAAAGAATACAGGGACCAGCACGCGACGGGCGAAAGCAAAGCGTAA
- a CDS encoding cache domain-containing sensor histidine kinase produces MLIFSVLLIVPFTAGIFILSNESGKLLQRQIETSTTQTIDQFASHVATLLKQVEDIGTQVMSNRTTQEWTAMQLNADTTQADRVLAKQRMREFFSSYAVNNSNGITISAFTERTGGLWTQDNSYLLSEWYSQYKQKNIRWTNAHKDPDQADLIMTAREVNSFLLPLVNLQSLREVGFVKINYPTDVLKDAIEKIRFGETGRVFLLSLEGKSVLGQDFGGNREIVQSGLASIQTQYSEQTSGIIPIQREGVRYLVFFRKLPDQDWMIVGEVPKVELYRQIGNIRQTLLLVSAALLLVVVIVAFWISSGITKPLSAMARAMKHVERGEFGAAVKMMPRVRRGHSEVGFVTRVFERMTDRLRYLIETEFETNMRRKNAEYKALLLQINPHFYNNTLEIISGLAAMKREDLVMDATEALGKMMRYSLNLNNDLVRVKEETDYLRDYLFILKLRYGDKLTVTMEEDPAADRLRIPKFILQPLIENAVKYSLEKDGAAVVSVTTALEDDRLRLTVRDNGIGMSAELVRDLMAEVRASESASILNSEGYSIGLRNVLSRCRLSYGDSLRFQLDSKPGEGTAMTLDLPIVRG; encoded by the coding sequence ATGCTGATATTTTCCGTCTTACTCATTGTGCCGTTTACCGCGGGCATCTTTATTCTGAGCAATGAATCGGGCAAGCTGCTTCAACGACAGATCGAGACGTCGACCACCCAGACGATCGACCAGTTCGCATCCCACGTCGCTACGCTGCTGAAGCAGGTGGAAGATATCGGTACCCAGGTCATGAGCAATCGAACGACGCAAGAATGGACCGCCATGCAGTTGAACGCGGATACGACCCAAGCCGATCGCGTGCTGGCCAAGCAAAGAATGCGGGAGTTCTTCTCGTCCTATGCGGTTAACAATTCGAACGGAATCACGATCAGCGCGTTCACGGAAAGAACCGGCGGCTTGTGGACGCAGGACAACAGCTATTTGCTAAGCGAATGGTATTCCCAATACAAACAGAAAAACATCCGTTGGACGAATGCCCACAAAGATCCCGATCAGGCAGACCTGATCATGACCGCCCGGGAAGTAAACAGTTTCCTGCTGCCCCTCGTGAACCTGCAGTCTCTGAGAGAGGTCGGTTTCGTCAAAATCAATTATCCGACGGACGTGCTGAAGGACGCGATCGAGAAAATCCGGTTCGGGGAGACGGGCAGAGTGTTCCTGCTCAGCCTCGAAGGGAAGAGCGTGCTCGGCCAAGATTTCGGAGGAAACCGGGAGATCGTGCAAAGCGGCTTGGCCAGCATTCAAACCCAGTACTCGGAACAGACGAGCGGCATCATCCCGATACAGCGGGAGGGCGTACGGTATTTGGTGTTCTTCCGGAAGCTGCCCGACCAGGACTGGATGATCGTCGGCGAGGTGCCGAAGGTTGAATTGTACCGGCAGATCGGCAACATCCGGCAGACGCTGCTGCTTGTAAGCGCCGCCCTGCTGCTGGTCGTCGTCATCGTCGCTTTCTGGATTTCCTCCGGCATCACGAAACCGCTCAGCGCGATGGCGAGGGCGATGAAGCACGTTGAACGAGGGGAATTCGGCGCGGCCGTCAAAATGATGCCGCGAGTCCGCCGCGGCCATAGCGAAGTCGGCTTCGTCACGCGGGTATTCGAGAGGATGACCGACCGGCTGAGGTATCTCATCGAGACGGAGTTCGAAACGAACATGCGGCGCAAAAACGCCGAGTACAAAGCGCTGCTTCTGCAAATCAACCCGCATTTCTACAATAATACGCTGGAGATCATCAGCGGGCTTGCGGCCATGAAACGGGAGGACCTCGTCATGGACGCGACGGAAGCGCTCGGCAAAATGATGCGGTATTCGCTGAATCTGAACAACGACCTCGTCCGCGTGAAAGAAGAAACGGACTACTTGCGCGACTACCTGTTTATCCTTAAGCTTCGATACGGAGATAAACTGACCGTCACGATGGAAGAGGACCCCGCGGCCGACCGTCTTCGGATCCCGAAATTCATCCTGCAGCCGCTCATCGAGAACGCCGTTAAATACAGTTTGGAAAAGGACGGCGCTGCCGTGGTCTCCGTGACGACCGCCTTGGAAGACGACCGGCTCCGGTTGACGGTTCGCGACAACGGGATCGGAATGTCGGCCGAGTTGGTTCGCGACCTTATGGCGGAGGTCCGCGCAAGCGAATCTGCGAGCATACTGAACAGCGAAGGTTACAGCATAGGGCTGCGAAACGTTCTGTCCCGCTGTAGGCTTTCGTACGGGGATTCCTTGCGGTTCCAATTGGATTCGAAACCGGGCGAGGGAACGGCGATGACGTTGGATCTGCCTATCGTACGGGGGTGA
- a CDS encoding ABC transporter substrate-binding protein: protein MFKPNGLKLCVLAIVFLLSACYGNGTDKTDSTNRPSDRSTITSNAKITLTFWRNSGNESENKAYEKLVSAYLEKHPEITIDMTLIPYADYDTKLRTSIASGNFPDIMALDASNVASFAHAGALLPLTSYMRKDGRMDDIPASTLATYTYKNEVYMAPLNESSIALFYNRKMFEEKGIPFPSADPEMPWTWDQVLEAARKLTDPSKGVYGIDPAQGFQNAGATAYFKYPIIWQFGGEVMSPDGSTARGYLDSPQTKKALRFYSDLYNKYKVSALEYPADPFPNGYLGMTIEGSWSLSYFAEKFPDFKLGRDYDIAPLPKETRQAVANGSWALGISSRSKYAEEAWNFVNWVTGPEGQVMYCSITNDIPARYSAALQFPELNKYPKNIFVVQNQKFGRPRPVTPIFPQMSEAINKVFEDVTIGKKDLDETVETAIRKIDRDYAQMLSQSQ, encoded by the coding sequence TTGTTCAAGCCAAACGGGTTGAAACTATGCGTTCTGGCGATCGTTTTTCTTTTATCCGCCTGCTACGGAAACGGAACGGACAAGACGGATTCAACAAACCGACCTTCCGACCGCTCGACAATCACTAGCAATGCCAAGATTACGCTAACGTTCTGGAGGAATTCAGGTAACGAATCGGAGAATAAAGCCTACGAAAAATTGGTATCCGCTTACCTGGAAAAACATCCGGAAATCACGATCGACATGACTTTGATTCCTTACGCCGACTACGACACGAAGCTGCGCACGTCGATCGCTTCCGGCAATTTTCCGGACATCATGGCGCTTGACGCCTCCAACGTCGCGTCTTTCGCCCATGCGGGAGCGCTGCTCCCGCTGACTTCCTATATGCGAAAAGACGGCCGGATGGACGATATACCGGCGTCGACGCTGGCTACCTATACGTATAAGAACGAAGTATACATGGCGCCGCTGAACGAATCATCCATCGCTTTGTTCTATAATCGGAAGATGTTCGAAGAGAAAGGAATCCCATTCCCGTCCGCGGACCCGGAGATGCCCTGGACATGGGATCAGGTGCTGGAAGCGGCGCGGAAGCTGACGGATCCGTCGAAAGGCGTGTATGGCATCGATCCGGCTCAAGGCTTCCAGAACGCGGGAGCCACGGCCTATTTCAAGTACCCGATCATTTGGCAATTCGGCGGAGAGGTCATGAGCCCGGACGGCTCCACGGCAAGAGGGTACCTGGATTCCCCGCAAACGAAAAAAGCGCTGCGCTTTTACTCCGACTTGTATAACAAATACAAGGTTTCCGCTCTCGAGTATCCGGCGGATCCCTTTCCCAACGGGTATCTCGGCATGACGATCGAAGGTTCGTGGTCGCTCTCCTATTTTGCGGAGAAATTCCCGGATTTCAAATTGGGAAGGGATTACGACATCGCTCCGCTGCCGAAGGAAACGAGACAGGCGGTCGCGAACGGAAGTTGGGCGCTTGGAATTTCATCCCGAAGCAAGTACGCCGAGGAAGCCTGGAATTTCGTGAATTGGGTGACCGGGCCCGAAGGCCAAGTGATGTATTGTTCCATCACGAACGATATTCCCGCCCGGTATTCCGCAGCTCTGCAATTCCCGGAGTTAAACAAATATCCGAAAAACATTTTCGTCGTCCAGAACCAGAAGTTCGGACGCCCGCGTCCCGTCACGCCGATCTTTCCGCAAATGTCGGAAGCGATCAACAAGGTGTTCGAAGACGTTACGATCGGCAAGAAAGATTTGGACGAGACCGTTGAAACGGCGATCCGGAAAATCGACCGGGACTATGCGCAAATGCTGTCCCAGTCCCAATAG
- a CDS encoding NAD(P)/FAD-dependent oxidoreductase, producing the protein MTHARQPRHLHDGTLYWPKTMSTAPSYPVLKQRISTEVAIVGGGITGAICAAVLARHGVPAVLIEGQHIASGSTAANTGLVQFANDVMLSDLIDRIGENDAVRFYQACRKAVVALAQLSADTGEDIGYYTRSSLYCASCEDDVAKLIREYSMLRKHDFPVTWGIPSKVGGEFAKVKAGGLVTHGDAEMNPVRMAHALVSYAAKRGVQVFENTGVLEVGRLNGKFTVLCAEGEIVAEHVVKATGYLPGIVTQAASSAPILKRTYALVTPPGQIPEEWPEHYMMWETARPYLYFRTTPDGRILAGGSDEAMPDTGCDAKILQDRTEGLLAQLRELFPRQDWTAEHAWCGMFGESADDLPMIGEHAEQPGIFHALGVGGNGTVYSMIAASMLRDRILGRDNPLTPLLSPSRNQQSGSSSISPYWPSSSTQPSTSMFA; encoded by the coding sequence ATGACACACGCTCGCCAACCACGCCATCTGCACGACGGTACTTTATATTGGCCGAAAACGATGTCCACCGCTCCTTCCTACCCCGTTTTAAAGCAACGGATTTCCACGGAGGTCGCGATCGTCGGCGGCGGCATCACGGGCGCCATCTGCGCGGCCGTCTTGGCACGCCACGGAGTCCCCGCCGTTCTAATCGAAGGTCAGCATATCGCTTCGGGCAGCACGGCGGCCAACACCGGTCTCGTGCAATTCGCGAACGATGTCATGCTCAGCGATCTCATCGACCGGATCGGCGAGAACGATGCCGTACGCTTCTACCAGGCATGCCGCAAAGCGGTCGTGGCGTTGGCCCAGTTATCCGCGGACACCGGGGAAGACATCGGCTATTATACCCGCAGCAGCCTGTATTGCGCTTCCTGCGAGGATGACGTCGCCAAGCTGATTCGCGAATACTCCATGCTGCGCAAGCACGATTTTCCCGTCACCTGGGGAATTCCGAGCAAAGTCGGCGGTGAATTCGCCAAGGTCAAAGCCGGCGGCTTGGTCACCCATGGAGACGCGGAAATGAATCCGGTCCGGATGGCCCACGCCTTGGTCTCGTACGCGGCCAAACGCGGAGTACAGGTGTTCGAGAACACGGGCGTCCTTGAGGTCGGACGCCTGAACGGCAAATTCACCGTCCTTTGCGCGGAAGGGGAAATCGTTGCCGAGCATGTGGTGAAGGCGACCGGTTACTTGCCCGGCATCGTCACGCAGGCCGCTTCTTCCGCGCCGATTCTGAAACGCACCTATGCTTTGGTCACGCCGCCGGGACAAATCCCCGAAGAATGGCCGGAACATTATATGATGTGGGAAACGGCTCGCCCCTACCTTTACTTCCGGACGACGCCTGACGGACGGATCCTCGCGGGCGGCTCGGACGAGGCGATGCCGGATACCGGATGCGACGCCAAAATCCTGCAAGACCGGACGGAGGGCCTTCTCGCCCAGCTGCGCGAGCTCTTCCCCCGGCAAGACTGGACGGCGGAGCACGCTTGGTGCGGAATGTTCGGCGAATCGGCCGACGATTTGCCCATGATCGGCGAGCATGCCGAGCAGCCGGGCATCTTCCACGCACTCGGCGTGGGCGGCAACGGCACGGTATATAGCATGATCGCCGCATCCATGCTCCGGGATCGGATCCTGGGCCGGGACAATCCCTTGACGCCCCTGCTCTCCCCGTCCCGAAACCAGCAGTCGGGCAGCTCTTCGATCTCGCCTTACTGGCCGTCTTCGTCTACCCAGCCGTCTACGTCCATGTTTGCTTGA
- a CDS encoding SprT family protein has translation MEDAELQKWVERVSIAFFGLPFRHRATFNARLRTTGGRYFTKSHNIEISPHQLAVHGEQETEAIIKHELCHYHLHLQGRGYQHRDADFKELLVRVGATRHCRPLPGASRTLPVKYLLVCRECGQAYPRKRKTDPRKYACGRCRGRLKLLAAEPGTLPGKLGSGR, from the coding sequence ATGGAAGACGCCGAGCTGCAAAAATGGGTGGAGAGGGTGTCGATCGCCTTCTTCGGACTCCCCTTCCGCCACCGGGCGACGTTTAACGCCAGGCTGAGAACGACGGGCGGGCGGTATTTCACCAAAAGCCACAACATCGAAATCAGCCCGCATCAGCTGGCGGTTCATGGGGAACAGGAAACGGAAGCGATCATCAAGCACGAGCTGTGCCATTATCATTTGCATCTGCAAGGCAGAGGGTATCAGCATCGGGACGCCGATTTTAAGGAACTGCTCGTCCGCGTCGGCGCCACGCGGCATTGCCGGCCTTTGCCCGGAGCGTCCCGTACTCTCCCCGTCAAGTATCTGCTGGTTTGCCGGGAATGCGGACAGGCTTATCCCCGCAAGCGCAAGACGGATCCTCGCAAGTACGCCTGCGGACGGTGCAGAGGGCGTTTGAAGCTGCTGGCCGCCGAGCCCGGCACGCTGCCGGGGAAGCTCGGGAGCGGGCGTTGA
- a CDS encoding hydrolase/acyltransferase, whose translation MPDMSYVLFQQEDGGLQFVEMPASHAYQLSALNLRLHKELSKLTADNVPVLPKAVAECRGLEVLDESIVPIGGLTYINELERSFASIREQAYPLVSLLTEIRALQAQLEQWYEEEGLL comes from the coding sequence ATGCCCGACATGTCTTACGTGTTGTTCCAGCAAGAGGACGGGGGACTTCAGTTCGTGGAAATGCCCGCCTCCCACGCTTACCAATTGAGCGCTTTGAACCTGCGGCTGCATAAGGAATTGTCCAAGCTGACCGCCGACAACGTGCCCGTTCTTCCGAAAGCCGTGGCGGAATGCCGGGGCTTGGAAGTGCTTGACGAGTCCATCGTGCCGATCGGCGGCTTGACCTATATCAACGAGCTGGAGCGATCCTTCGCGTCCATCCGCGAACAAGCGTATCCGCTCGTATCGCTGCTCACGGAAATCCGGGCGCTCCAAGCCCAACTGGAACAATGGTACGAAGAAGAAGGATTGCTCTGA
- the cmpA gene encoding cortex morphogenetic protein CmpA encodes MPQWLSNQLMRAFQKKDRRQIRLLNDCWFYYRAKPEKSKDSAGGASLIP; translated from the coding sequence ATGCCGCAGTGGCTCAGCAATCAGCTGATGAGAGCGTTCCAGAAAAAAGACCGCCGGCAAATCCGTCTACTCAACGATTGCTGGTTTTATTACCGCGCCAAGCCGGAGAAATCGAAAGACTCCGCTGGCGGCGCAAGCCTGATTCCCTGA
- a CDS encoding nitroreductase family protein codes for MSTTATPSQQSSFIDVIQSRHSVRQYDPNFVLSREEIKELLTLASQAPSSSNMQHWRYLVIDSPEQKERLLPIANNQHQVVEASATIAILADTEGYRNAERIYGQAAEAGYMAPDLAKSFAERTYSMYSSLPYERAREIAVVDASLAAMQLMLVARAKGYDTVPMGGFDREKFIEAFGLGKRYVPVMLIPVGKAAKAGHPTARLPIEEVVFWNEVK; via the coding sequence ATGTCCACAACCGCGACGCCGTCGCAGCAATCGTCCTTTATCGACGTGATCCAAAGCCGTCATTCCGTTCGCCAGTACGACCCGAATTTCGTCCTCTCGAGAGAGGAAATCAAGGAACTGCTGACGCTCGCTTCCCAAGCGCCTTCTTCTTCCAACATGCAGCATTGGCGTTATCTCGTGATCGATTCGCCGGAGCAGAAAGAACGCCTCCTGCCCATTGCCAACAATCAGCATCAGGTCGTGGAGGCGTCCGCCACCATCGCGATTCTGGCGGATACGGAAGGATACCGGAACGCGGAGCGGATCTACGGTCAAGCGGCTGAAGCCGGCTATATGGCGCCAGACCTCGCGAAGTCCTTCGCGGAGCGGACTTATTCGATGTACTCCTCGCTGCCGTACGAAAGGGCGCGCGAGATCGCGGTGGTCGACGCCAGCCTTGCCGCTATGCAATTGATGCTCGTGGCCCGCGCCAAGGGTTACGACACGGTTCCGATGGGAGGTTTCGACCGCGAGAAGTTCATCGAGGCGTTCGGCCTGGGCAAGCGGTATGTCCCGGTCATGCTGATTCCCGTCGGGAAGGCAGCCAAGGCGGGGCATCCTACCGCTCGTCTTCCGATCGAGGAAGTCGTTTTCTGGAACGAAGTGAAGTAA
- a CDS encoding Rrf2 family transcriptional regulator, which translates to MNPEKCTGNHHPKWFGLALQALVILSKEQIQTCPSGELAEHLQSEATLLRRILAVLAREGILETREGRDGGYRLKRNPRSVTLAEVYTALQVGDPLCYGIKETTGSHPFGLEMKAAFQELTQEMNQSLKEVLSRYTVADLAERTEGGNATVPAIDILN; encoded by the coding sequence ATGAATCCGGAAAAATGTACCGGGAACCACCATCCGAAGTGGTTCGGCTTGGCGCTGCAGGCACTGGTCATTTTGTCGAAGGAACAAATCCAGACTTGCCCGAGCGGAGAGCTGGCGGAGCACCTTCAGTCCGAAGCGACCCTGCTGAGGCGGATATTAGCCGTCCTCGCTCGCGAGGGAATCCTGGAGACCCGCGAAGGCAGAGACGGCGGATACCGCTTGAAGAGGAATCCGCGCTCGGTGACGCTGGCCGAAGTTTATACCGCCCTGCAAGTCGGCGATCCGCTCTGCTACGGCATCAAGGAGACGACGGGCAGCCATCCTTTCGGGCTCGAGATGAAGGCGGCGTTCCAAGAGCTGACCCAAGAAATGAACCAAAGCCTCAAGGAAGTGCTGAGCCGCTACACGGTGGCGGATTTGGCGGAACGAACCGAAGGCGGAAACGCCACGGTGCCGGCGATTGACATCTTGAATTAA